The genomic interval GTAAGCCTGAACGGTCCATGgggcaggagcctatctcctgtttctgtagcattACGCAGCTTGATGTAGAAGTACACCCCTGGATAGAACACTAGTCTGTCGCAGGACTTTACCTTGAGTCCATCTGCCAATCAGAGAGGCATCGGGTCCCATTTTTagagtctttggtatgacttCCGTGAGAAGGGAAAACATTTTTATTGGGCTGGTGGAAGAGGAGGAAGTACTTTACAGGATGGAGCAGAATTGAATGTAGAGGCCTttggtgtctgtgtgcgtgtgtttcagACAGCTGATGGAGGCTCCACATTTAATGACACTCAGATGGTGTTTCTACTACTTGATCTGTTCATGGCTGGGACAGACACCACTTCCAACACCCTCCGCTCTGCCGTGCTACACCTGATGACCAACCAGCATGTACAGGGTGAGGAAatacacacacgacacacacactggcatacaTTTCATTCAATCCGATGGCGCTTGTAGACAATGTGTccgcattcacggtaaacactgcatatgtcggctAAATAGGAAATTGTTCTACAAAACTtgatcggattgaatcccggccaaAGAGTGCGTGTTTGTCCCAGATCGCTGTTACCGAGAGATCGCCGACGTTCTTGAGGGACGTGCAGACGCTTCGTTTGAGGAGAGACATGCAATGCCGTATGTTCAAGCCATGATCCATGAGGTACAGCGCATGAGTGACACTGTTCCTCTTGGCGTGTTCCGTACTACCTGCAGCGACACGCAACTACACAGCTACCAGCTGCCCCAGGTGAGCATTACCATGACGACTGATATGCTGCCTGTTGTTGACCTTAGGACTATAAAGGTCGCCTGGGCTAGAGGGAGTGATGTCATGACGGGTGCTGTCTCAGTCTTTAGtgtacctctccacctctccttcgcACCCttaatccctctctccctcatctgttCCAGGGCACTATGGTAATTCCTAACCTGTCTTTGGTGCTGCATGAAGAAGGGCCAGTGGAAATTCCCTCACGAGTTCAACCCTGAAAACTTCCTCAACGAGGTTGGAGAGTTTGTGAAACCAGAAGCCTTTCTGCCATTCTCAgcaggtgcctttttgcaaaagCGTCAATATCTATGGCTTATAAATGATAGTATGTTGtacagagacaggagaatatgTTGACATAAAATGCCAGGCTGCATGCATATGAAGGTATGAGTGAAATGTTGTTCTCATTGATAGCCGTGTGTGTGTTCCCCAGGATCTCGTGTGTGTCTGGGGGAGGGGTTAGCACGTATGGAGCTCTTCCTGGTTCTAGTGACATTGCTTCGGCGTTTCCGATTCGTCTGGCCTGAGGATGGAGGTGTCCCAGATTTCAGCCTCATCTTTGGTGGGACACAGTCTCAAAAGCCCTTCTGCCTGGGAGTGCGCCTGAGGAGCAGCGAGAGAGGGTGAACTACCCACAGTCTCCACAAGAGAGCACTAGTTCTGCCAGACAGCTACAGATCTTATTCTGTAATAATTCACCTTAATTTTAGTGACTCATCAAATAAGTCGTTTTCAATAATGTGTAACCCACCATGCCTTACAATCTGTGTCAGGTTCTGTAAGGATCAGATATAGGAATGATCATTCACAAACTAGATCTTTCAGTATGCTTGCATGGATTTTGTAATACATACCTTGTTAAAACCATTGGTTTTGTGTTTCTGTTACTGACAACTATTTGTATTTTCTTATCAAGTAAAATAACAATTGCTAAAAACATGTGatttggattttttttaaagttaactTCTGATTTTATGTTCTCCTACCCCCTTAACTGCATCTATAACTGCTATGTTTGAggttgatagctagctagctaacattatttgCATTTTTAGGGCGTTCACACACTGCTGTACAACAATGTAGAAGAAAAACGGGGCAATTCAAGACGGTGCTATGAAATTAATGTCAAACAGTAGttattttccctttgtcattataaATGACATATGTTATGTACGCCTCTTGGTGGGAACACAACACCCTGCTATATCTCAACTCCCGTGGAGTGAATaagtatgtgattgtaggtgcgGGGAGAGACGACAGAGGCAGATAAAAATACCGTTTACAGGGAATATGTTATTCCTTAACACGGTAAGGtagggaaaaggggctggacggaaccaaagcaaagaaagtaaaaattAAAAAGAGTACCCGCTCCTACGTTACCTGCCttcccactacttacctaacctttagcaccacctggcgcgctaaACAAAATACAAGGGGGTGGGATGCCCAGGTGTTACCTAGTGTGCATACACAGAGTAAATACTACAGGTTATGTATGCccacaggcctcttgcctaaacactcccaaGGTGCGTTCCCCTAAGCAGGTGGTCAATTTTCAGGGCTCTACACTGCAAAAATTACATTCACATttgtgaataaaaatagagtaaaAAGTCAAGTATGAGCACATGTGAGTTGTGTTATAGCAGATCAATTCTGCAGTAactgttttcaaagtatttctgtGGCTTATAATTGAAATACACTGTAACCTCTTCATCAGGTTGTGTATTGCTACTGGACCAAAAAAGGAACCCCCGAAAAAGGTTAAAACTGTGAACGACCAGACAAGACATAGAAAATGATACAATGGGCCAGAATTCTATCTATACTGAATCACGCCTGTTTTGTTCAATTGTGGTGTAGTCATTGAAAAAACAATACATGTTTGATTCTCACTTTTATTGAAATGTatattaaacatttattaaaaatgtcAGCTCAGAAAACAACAATGTGTGCAGCAccagaggtacactgtagtgactcTAAATTAGGAACATTCAAAACAAATGTGAAAATACATtcatatacagtagcagtcaaaagtttggacacacctactcattcaagggtttttctatatttggactattttctacattgtagaatagtgaagacatcaaaacgatgaaataacacacatggaatcatgtggtaaccaaaaaagtgttaaacaaataaagatATATTTAGCCACCGTTTGACTtgacagctttggacactcttcgcattctctcaaccagcttcatgaggcagtcaccaGGTTGCAGATTTCTGAATTGTTAACTAAAATTATAAATGTGTTAACTGttaaaattatacattttttaaaacaatacTAAACATGCACATCCAAACAACAGCACACAAACATCAACGTCATCACATCTGGCCAGACCTATCTGCTCACCCCCCCATTAATCTCCAGCGCCAGCATCACTTTCCGCCACATGGCctaaaactgcaccattttgtttctctctgtcacccacgcactttcaacatttagataataaaATATTTGACCATTCCATTGTGTTAGCgatggaggattggttgatttccagttaaGTGTGCATGTTTTCAAGATGGTTGATGAGAAAAGTATCATCCAGCACTTCGGGTATCTCACTGCTCATTCGTATGCCATGTCTtgatatgcagacagacggattaaaagtacatttacattttgatacttctgacagacaactttctaactccgcccAAAACTTTTGAACTTTATAGCATTCGCAGAAGACATGggttattgagtcattgttagttttacacttatacaacaggtgggtctaatcctgattgcttaaaaccacattccagcctGTGTCTactccacaagttaccaccggctaaatctatgatgttaaaatgcctatttactctgttccatctgccTGTGCAATcccctgtctcatcagcccagccaggcaatttataaacttgatctccactataaaaagcatgtagacattatctcccatttcttttagactaacatttagttttcaacattggagatttgtataaaccttgctgtctgtctcttcaaCATTTGCtaaattgtttcaatattcaaattcgatctccacctgtcccatagtaatgaacgtgttgggatgagacagacaggtaggcagcttttctcagccagttcgaaatcatgaatcaacatttttatggatatatacaaagaactagcaatagaaaacaggtcaaacAAAACAATGTGCAGCTAGTTTGTAGTCTTTCCAACTTCCGTTTAAaatgattgtgttagctgtgttgttggctagctctcGAGCAACAGTGCCCTGAcgagagagagcacattttctatccCAGGTGAAATcgcgcatcattagctcattgttatggatgtatccaaataaatgtcactagaaaacaacaaacacatgcaaatgcagctactttgttgttattctggctgcgctgtttgacgtgactgtaatttgaaacttgtattttttatttgccCATATAAAGTCAGTTATGACGTAGTATACTTTTAAAAAATGTCTTCAGTGGGATAACTGGTATAAATATAAGAATTAATTGTTAATATTTAATTGTGccatccagtgtgtgtgttaagaaaactataattttgaaccTTTAGGGACCATTGTTAACCTTCAGAGAACATTCCCAGAACCTTCAGAGAACGTTGCCTACAGTGTAACCTTCAGAGAACGTGCCCCGCTATCTTTGTAAAACCAAAAGAGAACGTTATAAGAACGTTAAGAAAACCATCCGTTTAAACCTTTAGGGAACATTGGTGCAACGTTCAGGGAACGTTCCCACAACCTTCAGGGACCGTTGCCAGAACCAAAATGTGTTATCTGGGTATGTCTGTGGTTGAGAAGATATTGACATTGTTCATTAACATGCTATAGTAAGCGTTTCTGTTTTAAAATGGGTCCCTTACCCCTTGGAGCAGAGAGCAATGTTTTAGCAAAATTTTGCCTCCaaaaagtaaatatgttaaaACAAGGGGTGTAACTTGTTCGCTATTGTCAGCTGATTTAGAATTATATTTCTATAATTTTCCTGGCATGTTCTGTTGAGGTATTGACGAGTAAAGTCAGAATCTTCAATATAAAGCTAACTTCACTGCAGTAGTAAAATAGATAAGTGTTTAAGATTTGTATCCCTGGATTTTTGACCAGCTGATTATAGCGAAGAAAATACATCTGCATTTCCCGCTGTGTAAACACGTTGATTCTCATAGCAAATAGTCTCAAGATCAAGCCTGATAAACTTGGGGAATTGATATTCAAAGCTTAAATAGAAAAACCTTTGTCAGGAACCAGGACTAACACCAGGACTAATAAATCCAATGCAACTGCATGTTTTAC from Salvelinus alpinus chromosome 2, SLU_Salpinus.1, whole genome shotgun sequence carries:
- the LOC139541183 gene encoding cytochrome P450 2J5-like, with protein sequence VNVNEKIVTKHKSSRVVGEPRDLLDCYLDQIDKTADGGSTFNDTQMVFLLLDLFMAGTDTTSNTLRSAVLHLMTNQHVQDRCYREIADVLEGRADASFEERHAMPYVQAMIHEVQRMSDTVPLGVFRTTCSDTQLHSYQLPQDYKGRLG